The genomic segment CAACGTCAGCGACCAGAAACTCTCCGCCGGGCCTTGCGCCATGAAAATATACCCCAAAATTGTCACGAAAACGCCGATCAAAAAAATAATGTAATTTTCTCTTCCGAATGGCAGCTCGTAACGAAAAGGCTTTTTCTTTTTTGTATGTTTTAGTTTCTTTGCCATAGCGCGCTAAATATAATCAAATAGAATGAAATAGTCAAGAAAAAAGATGAAAATTTTCTAAAAATTTGCTTGAGCAGAAAAGATTGTCTCTTCACTGAAGCAAATGATTCCGATTCATTTTTTTTCAGCGCGCCGTCACGCGACTTTTCCTGTCCAGAACATGAAAGAAATTCTTGATTTTTCTTTTTTAATTTTGTATTTTCAATTATCTTTAAGCTAACCATTCAAAAGCCGCGAACCTTTGAATGGTCATTGCTTTATTACCGCAAAGAACGCAAAGCATGATAATTGTTTTTCCCTTTGCGCTTTTGCGGTGAAATTATGAACTTGCTGCGCTGGCGCTTTAAGCGAAAATTAAAATTCAAAGATAATCGCAAAAATAGAAGGAGAAATCTATGGCTTCAATTTCTGAAT from the Calditrichota bacterium genome contains:
- a CDS encoding DUF3098 domain-containing protein, whose protein sequence is MAKKLKHTKKKKPFRYELPFGRENYIIFLIGVFVTILGYIFMAQGPAESFWSLTLAPILLVVSYCVLFPLAIIYHRKTAAVSEPKEGIAENQQ